The Cryptomeria japonica chromosome 6, Sugi_1.0, whole genome shotgun sequence genomic interval GGGAAAAGGAACATGGTGCCTAGCATCGCTCCCATCACTGTCAACACTACCTGCCTTGACAGAAACAACTCTGGGGTTCTTCTGATGTTGTGGAAGTTTCGTTTTATCAAGACTAGAACTTCTTTGTGAAAGGAGTTTGGAAACTTTGGACCCAGATCAATATCATGAGGAGACATTTGAATGGGGTTCTTGTAAAAGTAATCAGACTCGCCCACTGTGTACTCACTGCTACGAAGTGTAGAGCCTGTCGTGGATACGATCTCTTCTGAATTCACATAGTTTGGAGATAGTCCACTGCATAGGTAATACATTTCAATTCAAATAccaacaaaatgataaaaaaaaataataataagcatCATAAAAACAAATAATTTTGGACTACATTTCATGGTCAATCATTTATTTATCTTATTGGCTCATATTGGGTCATCTTGGTGATAGATCATAGAATGAAatcagaaatgatgatgaaaattcACATAATCTAATTCAAAAATATTCATATAGTCTAATCTGAAAACTTTCATATAATCAATCTAAAAATATTCAAGCTAACATTATAAATTATGACATTATTAACTAGGGTTTTCCGTTCCAATTCCTGGTGATGAGTCCCATAATTTTTCTGGCCAGTCTTAaaccacacactaagcaacatattaagtctagataaTGTTAGTCAACTCTAGTGTTTAACACtattaagtctagaagtgtattcttggTGTGACCACACACtgtaagcaacatattaagcctagaaaatgtcagtcaactctgagtgtttaacacttttaagcctagaaatgtAAGTttagtgtgtgatttaagccattccaatttttctttttttttttttgtctatatAACGATTATGTAATAGTTGGACCTCTTCTGATTTAATCTAATGAGAacattataaattataaaaaatttacTTAATATACACACCTTCTGCGATGTGTGCGTGAGGGAGTGAAAGTAAAGCTCTCCACTATTCCACTTCTCCCACGGCCCTTTCCCCTGGGTGTTCTCACACTATGGTCGAACTCATTTACAACATGAGCAGAAGAACCCATGTCGATTGATATCGACCGGCTTTCTTCCACACCCATATGCTTCATGCTTGGGCTTCGCAGATGCATTATCCCCGCAGCATCATGCCCCAGCCCCTTCACCTATTACAGTAAAATATTACAGTCAAACATATATAAACCCAAAAGTAATTTTCTTGTTTCATTCAGTAGAACATTTTTTTTCTTCGTCTAAATTCTTGGGAAGGGCTGAAATTGAGGTACCGAAGAAGCAGAAACGATTGATATGTCGACGTCATCCGTGAGCGCTGGGGGTCTAATTTTGGTGATGTAGTATTCTGCAAGTGCAGCGATAGTGAGGGTGGAGCGATCATATTCAGCGATTACGTCCAGCAAATACTCGATGCTGTTCTCGCCCTTTGGCACCTTGCGTCCCATGTTGGATAAGTGAACTCCCACATCCTTGGGAGATCCTTGATATATCAGCTGACCCCTGCACAATGCACATCACTATTCTATTACTTGTCAATTTCATGGTACTTTGGCCAAAAAAAAAGTTGCTGCAATTGGAAAGTATGAGGGCAGGAAAATGTGGGTGCCTGGCCAGAATGAAGAGATTGTCGAGGAGGGTGAGAATGCGGTGGGAAGGCTGGTGGATGGTCAGGATCACCACGCTGCCGGCCATGGCCACGTCGTGGACTTTCTCGATAACGCTGTGAGCACTGGAGGAGTCCAGACCTGAGGTGGGCTCGTCCAAAAACAGCAAAGCCGGCCCGTGAATCATGTCCACTCCAATTGATACTCGCCGCCGTTCACCGCCTGAAACTCCTCGTACTTCCTCGTTTCCTATGTACGTGTTTCTAGCATTCTGCCAGATCAAGAAACACAAAAACTTATATGGAGTGTGATCTTAAATATCGTTATCAAAAAAAATTTAAGATAGTCAAATTTAGAAACAATAACAGGGATCAATATTATAGATTATAAAAATTTGATACTTTTTTGAATCATAGAATATGTAAGTGCAAAAAGTTCTACCATAATCTAATTCAAAAATAATAttgatcaatatgaaaatttcataATTTTATGAATCATGGAATATGATCCAAAAAATTGATGCAAAAAGTTCTAAGACGTTCTAATTTAGAAATAATAATGATGAATATTATAGATTGATAATTAGGAAACATTTTCCATAGtttaagtcaaattatgatattactATTGAGATTCAACGGAAcggcttaaaccacacacactaagcttacacttctatTCTTATAAGTGTTAAACATCATAGTTGACTGAGATTTTCTACGCTTAATATGTTGCCTAATGTGTGTGTTCACACTAACAATACACtgctaggcttaaaagtgttaaagactcagagttgactaacattctttaTACTTTTTATGCTGCTTAGTGTGTGTTCTTTAAAGCTGGCCGGATTCAATTTTGTAATTTTTGAGTCAAAcacattgacccatgtttcatgagtagtgctTCACAAGAAaacatctctcatgagaatgaatggtacacttagcactaCCTAGATGCGATGAGCACTCACTGCATCTAGGTAAGTGCTAAGTGtcccattcattctcatgagagatgagtTCTTGAGAATTACTACTCACGAAACATGAGTAAACgagtttgactcgaaaactacatagttgaatctaATAGCAATATCACAATATTATATATTGTTAAAATTTGATATTATTTTGAATCATAGAGTATGATCTAGAACATCAAgacaaatttttaaatatttagaaaCAACAAAATATGATATTATCTTGAATTATAGATGATCAAATCTCAAAGCTTGGAGCATAGCAAGGACAAAAGGGTCACTCAATGGTAACTTagaactcattgcatctaggtgatgttcAAAGAGGTGAGTAGTATTGGGATAGGTGACCTTTTGAGAAGGCTCAATGCTTCACCTTTGTGAGCATTGCTacatgcaatgagtgctaagtgtatgTTCGTTCTCACAAGAGATGGGTTCTCGTGAACCACTACTCAcaaaacatgggtcaatgagtttgactcaaaaattacataattaaatcCTCATAGAAATATCATAATATTATAGACTATAGAAATTTTGATATTATTTTGATTCATGAAGTATAGTCTAAATCATTGATGCAAAAAATTCCAACATTCAAAAACAACAGTGATCAATAttaaatattatgaaaatatgATATTATCTTGAATCATATAATGTGATTCAAAACATCAATGAAAACGATTCTAACATGATTTAATTCAGAAACAATAGGAATCAATATTATAGATTGTGAAAAATTGATATCATTAAAAATAAAACTCGTTATATCATTTTTTGTATATTAAAAATATCTCCCCGTTTCCTTATTGTAATAGCCTTACTAATTAAACAAAAACAAATTCTCCCACAAACAATAATTAGAGGAGGGCTAGTTAACCTTAAACTTCAACTAATAGGTGAGGTAGATGTCATTGGATAACtcctccaccatagaatagtagaaGCTTAATTAATCAAGCTACTAGAATAAAGAGGGGGAGCCTAGCAGTTCCTTTGGTGCATGAGGTCTAACTACAATTCTTACCCATGACCACTGCCATTATGCAGGGTGATAAATTAGGAATTATAGGAGAGGGTGGAGGTCTAACTAGAATCCCCACTCTTgggttttttttatctctccattcAATTATAAAAGAATGGCTATTCAGTCTCTAGGATGCATCAATGTATAAGTTATGATATATGAAGATAACTTATTCATTGATGCATCTGAAAAACTGGATAAATAGTTCCCTCCAAGAGGTCATTTCCCAACTATAATTCCCTCCCACTTAATTCTCGCACTACAAGTAGAAAAGACATTGGTTTTTACATACATACCGTTAGGCCAAGCTGCTCTATGAGCTTCTCCACTCTGGCTTGCTTTTCTGAATAGCTAACTTCTTCACCAAGCCTGAACTCAGCAGCATACATGAGCGTCTCATAAACAGTGAGCATTGGGAAGAGCCTATCATCCTGCATAACATAAGCAGATGTTCGCTTGATAAGTGAAGGACTCATCAACCGTCCCTCCATGGACACCCTTCCTTGCAAACTCCCACTGGCTATGCGCCCCGCCAGGCCATCAAGAAAGGTGGATTTGCCTGCACCACTAGGCCCCATCACAGCCGTCACAGAGCCCTTGGGTGCATGCCCACTAATTTTGTGAAGCAAATCCACTTGTTCCTCAATCCACTTTCCCTCAATCTTTTGTTTCTTTGTGACAGTATAAGTCAGGTTCATGAACTCCAAACCTCCAGACATTTGCTTGCGGGAGTTGTGAACAAAAGTGCTGGCCAAAGGAGCCCCAGGGTAAATAGGTTTACGGGGAGCTTGGTTGCTTGCCCCTTTACTCATTCTGCCCTTATGAGTCATCCTCTTTCTTCAACCGGCTACTTTCAGAGCTCTTTGCACATCAAAGGCTTCAAGAATACAACAACCCCCCTGAGGCTCAGGCACAGGGGACTTGGGCCTGCTCATGAAATTCTACTTATGCACATAAGACGTATAGCGACGGTACAAAATGACAAGTTATGACAGCAAGTACGAATGGAAAATGAGAAACCAACAAGGAATTCACCTTTTCCAATATTGGGGGAGATACAACCGAAGCCTGGATATGGATACTCCAAACTCTAAGCGTTGTCTTCCATGGAGGAGGGACTATTCAATTCTTTTGGTTTTCTTGTATTGTCAATGATCCTCAGGATTTGTTTTCATTGCACCATGGCGTTTACGTTGAGTTTGGTATCTCTTGGAGCGTGGGTACAGTGAATGGAAACAAGTCTGAACATATTCCCGAGATGCTTGGTGTGATTTTGTCTTCTGCGTTTATTTCTTCTGAGTTCAATTATGAATGATATTTGATCCGGCACGGCAATGCTAAACAATGCTCTTCTGAGCTGTTCATTCTTGGTATAATCATGTAGTGAAAAGCTTTAAAATATGTGATTGGATGgtttatagttatatatatataattttgtttttgttattaggtttttattattattaaagttaTTTTATGTTTCCATGATAAAATTATTATTGGTCATTTAATAGCATCTTAAAATGTTTTATGAATCTTATAAGTATAATAATTGAGGAGATTTTAATGAATATATTAAAACCACGTATCTATAAACATTTAAATGAAtatattatttttcaattaaaaagTAATTTATTAAGAGTATTATTTATATAATAGTATTATAATTATTTCGTAATTATTGATGCTTTatgttattatttattaaaaaaatataacgtCTTATCTATAAACAAGGTCAGTATAAGATTTTATTCGTTTTAATTAATTTACAATATTTTTATcttgaaataagaattaattaatatcATAATTTACTATGTTTAACTTAATGTTTTATTGTTTATCCTACATATTAAATTAGCATATTTATCTTTAGAAAAAATTATGGAAAAGACATAAAGAGATATCATTGTCATTCACTAGTTTCACTTAAATGGGAAATTCACTAAAAAAAAATAGGCAGCTCTAAAATTATACCTTTCAAATGCCTTTTCCATAGATTTTTCTAAAAATAAGTATATTGATAAACTAgtatattcattttttatttttttaaatgcaaatatcattattaagacaataaaaaataaatcaaatccaatttTTGCGGGTCTACATTTTGAAAACAAATCAAAtctgtttttttctttttaaaaataaatcaaatcaaatatttGCTTTATTCAATGGGTCTACTTTTTGTTTTTATTATCCAGGACCTCCTATAGACTAACTAATAAATTCATTTAATAGAAAAAATTCATAAGAAATAAATTAAATCTATTTCATTGCTAATTTTTCATTGATCAAGATTTGTCCAATAAAAGAGTTTATCTTTTGTTTACACtttgaaatattaaattttaaattattcccAATACTTTGAATCACTTCATTTGTAATCTTCTCAAATTTATATTTGAgaaaattatattttgatcataGCATTAATTAGTTTATATTTTGTTTACACTTTGAAATATCAAATTTTAAATTATTCCCAATACTTTGAATCACTTCATTTATAATCTTTTCCTATTGGTTTagaaattttaaatattattgAATATGTTTCTAACTAATCTTTATATACTACATAAATACCTGAAttattcattattattattaatttatttaagacttaaattattttattttagatttaacaATACTTTTCCTAAGTGATACTATTGCATTGCTTTGCATCAATCAAAAgtggttttcttttttattttcaaaataaacttgatttttataaagttgagatttatattttaaaCTAAATATATTgcagaaattattttatttttatttataatattgtgaataaagtgatttttctatatagatatatattttttttttcaatttctcaaAATATATAGATAAGAAAGCTATTTTATAAGGAGTTGATTCACCCTAtataaattaaacaaaataaaaatttaaagaaaacaaTTATATTACACAagaaatatttatattataaaattcaattattgtatgtattttttataattataattttgtatagTTTTTCAAATCAttctattttcaatattttttgaaaattataattttattttattttattttgctcgGTAATAGGTATGATTTATTAATTTTGACCCGGGAAAAAGAACCTGGCCTGACCCAGGGATGGCTACAACAAGGGAGCCATCTCCCCTGGCAACACAAAAAACCACAAAACCTATCAACAGATCTATAAAACCCacaaatagaaaaccaaaaaagCTCTAACCACCCCCTTCTTATGAGATTGCAAGATCATATCAAATGAAGCCTTGGGTATCTTCACTTTTTTCCCTTTCACAGTCACCCAACCTTCTTCCACCTTAGCTACCTCATTTTGTCATCCAGTTGTCTTTCACTTGGCCAAACTCTCATCCTCCATATTCTTGTCATCATACTGAGGAACATCCTCCTCCTCTTGACCCTCCACAAGGCATTTTTTCTCCCTTCCATCGGGTGTGGCAATATTCTTTTGTTGTTCACCAATAGGGATGGAAACCTTAACATTGTTTGGTATAGATTTTGCAACCTTATTCACATCCTCACGTGATGAAGGAGGTAGATCCCCACTAACCACTTGAGAAAAACTCTTTTGTTGCTCACCCTTTTTCTCAACCGTATAATGGTGGTGGGAAACATCCTTCCACCACAATGCCACCTTCTCCTATCTCAGTTTGGTGCATTTGGCAACCAAATGCCCAGTCTGAAAATACCTCCTACATCTAAAGGGTAACCCTTCATAATCCAAAGGCTGCATCCAACACCCTTTTGAGGTTTTGAGTGCAATTTCTACTGGAAGCCCACTACTGAAGTTCATCTCCACTAAAATCCACACATACGTTGAGTGTAGTAGATTTTGCGACTCATCATCAACCATTTAAAAAATGCCTAAGGAATCACCTATAGCTTCTAAGAAAGAATCAAACCAAAAATGTAAGGGTAGATTCGAAAGTCTTACCCAAATTGGAACCTTGTCAAAAGTTTCCAATGCAGGATAGAAGGTGGGATGCCAAGGTTTCAACATTAAAGAATGCTTATTCTCCCAACTCCAGATACATTCATGTAGAatctgttggaatccaataacactgagagggaggggtgaatcagtgttatactggaaagaacaattttagccttattaaaacatgcatacaccaaccgttATACCGATACatcagaattgaaagaagtaaagcaaccaataagctaatcacataaataagaaccataacaTACATAATTatacatggtaaacctcaaagaggaaaaaccatggtgggatttttgactcacaatatcaatccactggccatatgaagagatattaagaaatataaggggcctgcacttgcaggaaggcttacagcctagagcacacttcttaatcacaaaaggagcctcactgactacatataaatccagactacaatctagagaagtgttgaactgcaaaagatagcatcttctatgccagaatacggTTTCAGTTAAGCTCCGTCtatctggtctgaaaccctaaaccctttaccggaataactcttacataaatatcctcacatacatgatctctctaatatattttgcatcatatcatatcTGCATATCCATAATAATctcctatatcaaaaatgatctaatccaactgacctatataccctatacaacttatcatgccttatgtcggcttacaaagattattaaaatatcaaattacatgttggctagataacataaatacatgaatatcaaaccgataaccttattcttaacCATGTTAGCATgtattgttggtaaccaaagaaatccttctatcctactagtgtcggtgttggtgtagtgtctgtgaagtgcctgtcggtacacaactgaaccaaaacatgaagtcagaacaagataccatgttgccatcaatgacaacatagtgaaaccaaccaattcagtatcaatttccaacaatctccccctttggcattgatggcaacactcatgtgaaaaatggtcatggtttcatctgccGATTTCATCCtatctgctccccctgagctgaatattcatcaatgcaaaatactccatactccccctaatatatacaactctttttttcctttttcacatctatatcactccccctttgacatcaatgccatcgaCATttcaaaagaatgtcaaagatccaaaagtgtacaatgaatatcccaaaaatatcttaccggagcttaacaaattttaaaattctgaataagccttctccaatagctcaagataagtatcccaactagttttgaaagtgccagaaatagatacaagtccattaagtatatttgcaaatgactctttctcacttatctTTGTCGGTGTggtctttccaaccatatccatacattccttcttgtgtacactgagtgaatccaacagAGGACTCACCAAGCCTATCAGAATTTTGGCTCTTCTTATGaatttgtctttttccttctcaagaatagaaatttgggcttccaaaattaaaatttgatcatcaatggatgtagtcaatgaagtcaatccatcacaagaattagctatatttgcaattttctcctaaaattcctttatcttcttatccacattaactataagtacatctgtgttacaacataccctataaatatttgtacactgtttcaaagaattgtctattagtttcaaattttcatcaatattcttcttcttagattcaatcatctaatcaaatgtggctcttttagcttgtgtgaatctctccaGTGT includes:
- the LOC131072846 gene encoding ABC transporter G family member STR2-like — protein: MSGGLEFMNLTYTVTKKQKIEGKWIEEQVDLLHKISGHAPKGSVTAVMGPSGAGKSTFLDGLAGRIASGSLQGRVSMEGRLMSPSLIKRTSAYVMQDDRLFPMLTVYETLMYAAEFRLGEEVSYSEKQARVEKLIEQLGLTNARNTYIGNEEVRGVSGGERRRVSIGVDMIHGPALLFLDEPTSGLDSSSAHSVIEKVHDVAMAGSVVILTIHQPSHRILTLLDNLFILARGQLIYQGSPKDVGVHLSNMGRKVPKGENSIEYLLDVIAEYDRSTLTIAALAEYYITKIRPPALTDDVDISIVSASSVKGLGHDAAGIMHLRSPSMKHMGVEESRSISIDMGSSAHVVNEFDHSVRTPRGKGRGRSGIVESFTFTPSRTHRRSGLSPNYVNSEEIVSTTGSTLRSSEYTVGESDYFYKNPIQMSPHDIDLGPKFPNSFHKEVLVLIKRNFHNIRRTPELFLSRQVVLTVMGAMLGTMFLFPDKDVQGMTNVLSFFISTVCLFFFSSNDAVPAFIQERFIFIRESSHNAYRASSYVISGLITNLPFLLIQALTYFIIVWYLLKLNGDFYYFVLVLFVSLITTNSFVVFVSSVVPNYILGYAAVIAFTAIFFLFCGFFIPRESIPIYWQWMHYISTIKYSYEGMIMNEYSRDICYTFLDETKGICALHRTEVLTGLSISTDKMNKWVSLASLLGWAVIYRILFYIILRFASKNQRT